Proteins encoded together in one Anopheles stephensi strain Indian unplaced genomic scaffold, UCI_ANSTEP_V1.0 ucontig53, whole genome shotgun sequence window:
- the LOC118517144 gene encoding potassium voltage-gated channel protein Shaw-like isoform X1, producing MNLMNNMDSENRVVLNVGGIRHETYKATLKKIPATRLSRLTEALGNYDPVLNEYFFDRHPGVFAQVLNYYRTGKLHYPTDVCGPLFEEELSFWGLDSNQVEPCCWMTYTQHRNTQETLAVLDRLDLDTEKPTDEEVAKKFGFEDAYNKGKVSWWQHLKPQIWSLFDEPYSSNAAKIIGIISVFFICVSIISFCLKTHPDMRVPYIRNITVKTANQNTSWVLDKTQTNAHIAFFYIECVCNAWFTFEIMVRFISSPSKLRFITSSVNIIDYIATLSFFIDLILQRFASHLENADILEFFSIIRIMRLFKLTRHSSGLKILIQTFRASAKELTLLVFFLVLGIVIFASLVYYAERIQINPHNDFNSIPLGLWWALVTMTTVGYGDMTPKTYIGMFVGALCALAGVLTIALPVPVIVSNFTMYYSHTQARAKLPKRRRRVCPVELSRPPRLPGNCNTSQAGPGVCNTGSGKLPSSNAPSTGSMDQAIRRMNANRTITKDVILPKMETKEPVGNV from the exons ATGAATCTTATGAATAACATGGACTCAGAGAACCGGGTGGTTCTGAACGTTGGCGGCATACGGCACGAGACGTACAAGGCGACACTCAAGAAGATCCCGGCCACGAGGCTCTCGAGACTGACGGAGGCACTGGGCAACTATGATCCCGTCCTGAACGAGTACTTCTTCGATCGGCACCCGGGGGTGTTTGCGCAAGTACTCAACTACTACCG CACGGGCAAACTGCACTATCCGACCGATGTCTGTGGGCCGCTGTTCGAGGAAGAACTATCCTTCTGGGGACTTGACTCCAATCAGGTAGAGCCATGCTGCTGGATGACGTACACACAG CATCGGAACACACAAGAAACGTTGGCTGTTTTAGATAGATTAGATTTAGATACGGAAAAACCGACCGACGAGGAGGTCGCGAAAAAGTTCGGTTTCGAAGACGCTTACAATAAGGGCAAGGTGAGCTGGTGGCAGCACCTGAAGCCACAGATCTGGTCACTGTTCGACGAGCCGTACAGTTCCAACGCTGCCAAG ATAATCGGTATCATATCAGTGTTTTTCATCTGCGTGTCGATCATATCATTCTGCCTGAAAACCCACCCGGACATGCGCGTCCCCTACATACGGAACATCACGGTCAAGACGGCCAACCAGAACACGTCCTGGGTGCTGGACAAAACGCAAACGAACGCACACATCGCGTTCTTCTACATCGAATGTGTCTGCAATGCATGGTTTACGTTCGAAATAATG GTACGCTTTATATCGTCGCCAAGTAAGCTAAGGTTCATCACGTCATCTGTAAATATCATCGACTACATCGCGACGCTCAGCTTCTTCATTGATCTGATACTGCAGCGGTTCGCGTCCCATCTCGAGAACGCGGACATCCTCGAGTTCTTCTCGATCATCCGCATCATGCGGCTGTTCAAGCTGACGCGCCACTCGTCCGGCCTGAAGATTCTGATCCAAACCTTCCGGGCGTCGGCCAAGGAGCTCACGCTGCTGGTGTTTTTCCTCGTGCTTGGCATCGTGATATTCGCCAGCCTCGTGTACTACGCCGAACGCATCCAGATCAATCCACACAACGACTTTAACAGCATCCCGCTCGGGCTGTGGTGGGCGCTGGTCACGATGACCACCGTCGGGTACGGTGACATGACACCGAAAACGTACATCGGCATGTTTGTCGGTGCGCTGTGTGCGTTGGCCGGTGTGTTGACGATCGCGTTACCCGTGCCCGTCATCGTGAGCAACTTCACGATGTACTACTCGCACACGCAGGCACGTGCCAAGCTGCCGAAGCGAAGGAGACGCGTGTGTCCGGTGGAGTTGTCGAGGCCACCGCGGCTGCCAGGTAATTGTAACACAA GTCAAGCGGGCCCAGGTGTCTGCAACACCGGTTCCGGTAAGCTTCCTTCCTCGAACGCGCCGAGCACGGGCAGCATGGACCAAGCGATCCGGCGGATGAACGCCAATCGAACCATAACGAAGGACGTTATACTGCCGAAGATGG AAACAAAAGAACCAGTGGGCAACGTTTAA
- the LOC118517144 gene encoding potassium voltage-gated channel protein Shaw-like isoform X2, with protein MNLMNNMDSENRVVLNVGGIRHETYKATLKKIPATRLSRLTEALGNYDPVLNEYFFDRHPGVFAQVLNYYRTGKLHYPTDVCGPLFEEELSFWGLDSNQVEPCCWMTYTQHRNTQETLAVLDRLDLDTEKPTDEEVAKKFGFEDAYNKGKVSWWQHLKPQIWSLFDEPYSSNAAKIIGIISVFFICVSIISFCLKTHPDMRVPYIRNITVKTANQNTSWVLDKTQTNAHIAFFYIECVCNAWFTFEIMVRFISSPSKLRFITSSVNIIDYIATLSFFIDLILQRFASHLENADILEFFSIIRIMRLFKLTRHSSGLKILIQTFRASAKELTLLVFFLVLGIVIFASLVYYAERIQINPHNDFNSIPLGLWWALVTMTTVGYGDMTPKTYIGMFVGALCALAGVLTIALPVPVIVSNFTMYYSHTQARAKLPKRRRRVCPVELSRPPRLPGQAGPGVCNTGSGKLPSSNAPSTGSMDQAIRRMNANRTITKDVILPKMETKEPVGNV; from the exons ATGAATCTTATGAATAACATGGACTCAGAGAACCGGGTGGTTCTGAACGTTGGCGGCATACGGCACGAGACGTACAAGGCGACACTCAAGAAGATCCCGGCCACGAGGCTCTCGAGACTGACGGAGGCACTGGGCAACTATGATCCCGTCCTGAACGAGTACTTCTTCGATCGGCACCCGGGGGTGTTTGCGCAAGTACTCAACTACTACCG CACGGGCAAACTGCACTATCCGACCGATGTCTGTGGGCCGCTGTTCGAGGAAGAACTATCCTTCTGGGGACTTGACTCCAATCAGGTAGAGCCATGCTGCTGGATGACGTACACACAG CATCGGAACACACAAGAAACGTTGGCTGTTTTAGATAGATTAGATTTAGATACGGAAAAACCGACCGACGAGGAGGTCGCGAAAAAGTTCGGTTTCGAAGACGCTTACAATAAGGGCAAGGTGAGCTGGTGGCAGCACCTGAAGCCACAGATCTGGTCACTGTTCGACGAGCCGTACAGTTCCAACGCTGCCAAG ATAATCGGTATCATATCAGTGTTTTTCATCTGCGTGTCGATCATATCATTCTGCCTGAAAACCCACCCGGACATGCGCGTCCCCTACATACGGAACATCACGGTCAAGACGGCCAACCAGAACACGTCCTGGGTGCTGGACAAAACGCAAACGAACGCACACATCGCGTTCTTCTACATCGAATGTGTCTGCAATGCATGGTTTACGTTCGAAATAATG GTACGCTTTATATCGTCGCCAAGTAAGCTAAGGTTCATCACGTCATCTGTAAATATCATCGACTACATCGCGACGCTCAGCTTCTTCATTGATCTGATACTGCAGCGGTTCGCGTCCCATCTCGAGAACGCGGACATCCTCGAGTTCTTCTCGATCATCCGCATCATGCGGCTGTTCAAGCTGACGCGCCACTCGTCCGGCCTGAAGATTCTGATCCAAACCTTCCGGGCGTCGGCCAAGGAGCTCACGCTGCTGGTGTTTTTCCTCGTGCTTGGCATCGTGATATTCGCCAGCCTCGTGTACTACGCCGAACGCATCCAGATCAATCCACACAACGACTTTAACAGCATCCCGCTCGGGCTGTGGTGGGCGCTGGTCACGATGACCACCGTCGGGTACGGTGACATGACACCGAAAACGTACATCGGCATGTTTGTCGGTGCGCTGTGTGCGTTGGCCGGTGTGTTGACGATCGCGTTACCCGTGCCCGTCATCGTGAGCAACTTCACGATGTACTACTCGCACACGCAGGCACGTGCCAAGCTGCCGAAGCGAAGGAGACGCGTGTGTCCGGTGGAGTTGTCGAGGCCACCGCGGCTGCCAG GTCAAGCGGGCCCAGGTGTCTGCAACACCGGTTCCGGTAAGCTTCCTTCCTCGAACGCGCCGAGCACGGGCAGCATGGACCAAGCGATCCGGCGGATGAACGCCAATCGAACCATAACGAAGGACGTTATACTGCCGAAGATGG AAACAAAAGAACCAGTGGGCAACGTTTAA